From Nocardioides daedukensis, the proteins below share one genomic window:
- a CDS encoding cytochrome P450 — translation MTTLELTFDPYDYDFHEDPYPTYAHLRARAPVFHAQADDLWVVSRHEDVFAVLRDDASFSNRMGVSLDASAWNLDAHRVMSFLALDGHEQTRLRKLVSKGFTPRRVLELEPEVQRMAGRYFDELLAENAQHGEADWITMLAGKLPMDVISEMMGVPEADRDEVRRLADLLVHREDGVRDVPPSGMEAAIELYTYLGEMVARCRGNPDRTDLTTALTLAEIDGDRLTTSEIVAFLILMVVAGNETTTKLLGNALMHLSAHPEQMTEVFADHQDPTDLVAAWVEETLRFDTSSQMLARHVTTDVEMHGQRIPAGAKLLVLIGSANRDAAVFTDPDTFSIHRDPRELSKSLSFGTGRHFCLGANLARLEARVVLAELVRRTCGFTVHTERAQRVHSTSVRGFASLPTTFIERTGDQ, via the coding sequence GTGACCACTCTCGAGCTCACCTTCGATCCCTACGACTACGACTTCCACGAGGATCCCTACCCCACCTACGCGCACCTGCGCGCCCGGGCCCCGGTCTTCCACGCGCAGGCCGACGACCTGTGGGTGGTCTCCCGGCACGAGGACGTCTTCGCCGTGCTTCGCGACGACGCGAGCTTCTCCAATCGGATGGGCGTCTCGCTGGACGCCAGCGCCTGGAACCTCGATGCGCACCGGGTGATGAGCTTCCTGGCCCTCGACGGCCACGAGCAGACCAGGCTCCGCAAGCTCGTCTCCAAGGGCTTCACGCCACGTCGGGTGCTCGAGCTCGAGCCCGAGGTGCAGCGTATGGCAGGGCGCTACTTCGACGAGCTCCTGGCGGAGAACGCCCAGCACGGCGAGGCCGACTGGATCACGATGCTTGCCGGCAAGCTCCCGATGGATGTCATCTCCGAGATGATGGGCGTCCCCGAGGCGGACCGCGACGAGGTACGCCGCCTGGCCGACCTGCTGGTGCACCGCGAGGACGGCGTTCGCGACGTGCCTCCCTCCGGGATGGAGGCCGCGATCGAGCTCTACACCTACCTCGGCGAGATGGTCGCTCGGTGCCGTGGCAACCCGGATCGCACCGACCTGACCACGGCGCTCACCCTGGCCGAGATCGACGGGGACCGGCTGACCACCTCCGAGATCGTCGCCTTCCTGATCCTGATGGTGGTGGCCGGCAACGAGACCACCACCAAGCTGCTCGGCAACGCGCTCATGCACCTCTCCGCGCACCCGGAACAGATGACCGAGGTCTTCGCCGATCACCAGGACCCGACCGATCTGGTGGCCGCCTGGGTCGAGGAGACGCTCCGCTTCGACACCTCGTCGCAGATGCTCGCCCGCCATGTCACCACCGACGTCGAGATGCACGGGCAGAGGATCCCGGCCGGCGCCAAGCTGCTGGTCCTGATCGGCTCGGCGAACCGCGACGCCGCGGTCTTCACCGACCCGGACACCTTCTCCATCCACCGCGACCCGCGCGAGCTCAGCAAGAGCCTCAGCTTCGGCACCGGGCGGCACTTCTGCCTGGGCGCGAACCTGGCCCGGTTGGAGGCACGAGTCGTGCTGGCCGAGCTCGTACGACGTACCTGTGGGTTCACGGTCCACACCGAGCGGGCACAACGCGTCCACTCCACCAGCGTCCGCGGGTTCGCCAGCCTGCCGACCACCTTCATCGAGCGCACAGGAGACCAGTGA
- a CDS encoding TetR family transcriptional regulator produces the protein MSSQVSSLPARRALNTRQQGTFEKLLVAGRVELDEVGHEALTIRHVAQRAHVSPATAYTYLASKSHLFVELYWRALQESADHVAVGTTAEERLRSTLGTLIELVRESPSVAAAVTPALLGPEPEVEGPRRRIGAEFVRRFESALAGPDGDVVDPRVLDTILLAFSGALLQSGMGLVDADRLDGLLDGVIAVIMKGNQ, from the coding sequence GTGTCCAGTCAGGTGTCCAGTCTCCCCGCCCGCCGAGCCCTCAACACCCGCCAACAGGGGACCTTCGAGAAGTTGCTCGTTGCCGGTCGCGTCGAGCTCGACGAGGTCGGTCACGAGGCCCTGACGATCCGCCATGTCGCCCAGCGCGCCCACGTCTCGCCGGCCACGGCGTACACCTATCTCGCCTCCAAGAGCCACCTCTTCGTCGAGCTCTACTGGCGCGCACTGCAGGAGAGCGCCGACCACGTGGCCGTGGGCACGACTGCTGAGGAGCGTCTGCGCTCGACACTTGGCACCCTGATCGAGCTGGTCCGGGAAAGCCCTTCCGTCGCTGCCGCGGTGACCCCCGCACTCCTCGGTCCAGAGCCCGAGGTGGAGGGGCCGCGGCGTCGCATCGGAGCGGAGTTCGTACGCCGTTTCGAATCGGCGCTGGCCGGTCCCGACGGTGACGTGGTCGACCCGCGTGTCCTGGACACCATCCTGTTGGCCTTCTCCGGGGCCCTCCTCCAGTCCGGCATGGGCCTGGTCGACGCCGATCGGCTCGACGGACTCCTCGACGGCGTCATCGCCGTGATCATGAAGGGCAACCAGTGA
- a CDS encoding acyl-CoA synthetase, with product MDPIAQARQHSLGDLPRRTAQRVPGKLALVDGEIRYTHLEFADLVDRTAAGMSADGIAKGDRVALLSHNSWQFAAVAFAAARIGAVLVPVNFMLGSDEIAFILDHSGATTFVVEPGLVTTAEAAIEACGTDIARRVALTGTESRPGDGPAGWTPAGTWFESAAEVPSVSVADDDPLRLMYTSGTESRPKGALLSSRSLMWQYVSCIIDGSMSADDVELHTLPLYHCAQMDCFLGPDIYLGATSIILPGPDAGTILATIAAEKVTKFFAPPTIWIALLRHPDFDTTDLSSLRKGYYGASAMPVEVLKEIRERLPEVDLWNFYGQTEMAPLATILGPDQQLTKAGSAGRQSLNVETRIVDDEDVAVPQGTVGEIVHRSPHATLGYYNDPDKTAEAFRNGWFHSGDLGYVDADGILFVVDRKKDMIKTGGENVASREVEEAIYTHEDVAEVAVFGVNHPTWVEAVTAVVVPKPGASLTAEVVIEHARRVLAGYKTPKYVVIADALPKNPSGKILKRQLRDDHAGIAQE from the coding sequence ATGGACCCCATCGCCCAAGCCCGCCAGCACTCCCTCGGCGACCTCCCCCGCCGTACCGCGCAGCGCGTGCCCGGCAAGCTCGCCCTCGTCGACGGTGAGATCCGCTACACGCACCTCGAGTTCGCCGACCTGGTCGACCGGACCGCCGCCGGCATGTCGGCCGACGGGATCGCCAAGGGCGACCGGGTCGCCCTGCTCTCGCACAACTCCTGGCAGTTCGCCGCCGTCGCCTTCGCCGCGGCCCGCATCGGGGCGGTCCTGGTGCCGGTGAACTTCATGCTCGGCTCGGACGAGATCGCCTTCATCCTCGACCACTCCGGCGCCACCACGTTCGTGGTCGAGCCCGGCCTGGTCACCACCGCAGAGGCGGCCATCGAGGCGTGCGGGACCGACATCGCTCGCCGGGTGGCGCTCACCGGAACGGAGTCGCGCCCGGGCGATGGCCCGGCCGGCTGGACGCCGGCCGGGACCTGGTTCGAGAGCGCCGCCGAGGTCCCCTCGGTGAGTGTCGCCGACGACGACCCGCTGCGGTTGATGTACACCTCGGGCACCGAGTCCCGGCCCAAGGGTGCGCTGCTGTCGAGCCGGTCGCTGATGTGGCAGTACGTCTCCTGCATCATCGACGGGTCGATGTCGGCCGACGACGTCGAGCTGCACACCCTGCCGCTCTACCACTGCGCGCAGATGGACTGCTTCCTCGGACCCGACATCTATCTGGGCGCGACGAGCATCATCCTGCCGGGCCCCGACGCCGGAACCATCCTGGCCACGATCGCCGCGGAGAAGGTCACGAAGTTCTTCGCCCCGCCGACCATCTGGATCGCCCTGCTGCGCCACCCCGACTTCGACACCACCGACCTCTCCTCGCTGCGCAAGGGCTACTACGGCGCCTCGGCGATGCCGGTCGAGGTGCTGAAGGAGATCCGCGAACGACTCCCCGAGGTCGACCTGTGGAACTTCTACGGCCAGACCGAGATGGCGCCGCTCGCCACGATCCTCGGGCCGGACCAGCAGCTGACCAAGGCCGGCTCGGCCGGCCGACAGTCACTCAACGTCGAGACCCGCATCGTCGACGACGAGGACGTGGCCGTCCCGCAGGGCACGGTCGGCGAGATCGTGCACCGCTCCCCGCACGCCACGCTCGGCTACTACAACGACCCCGACAAGACTGCCGAGGCCTTCCGCAACGGGTGGTTCCACTCCGGCGACCTCGGTTATGTCGACGCCGACGGCATCCTGTTCGTGGTGGACCGCAAGAAGGACATGATCAAGACCGGCGGTGAGAACGTCGCGAGCCGCGAGGTCGAGGAGGCGATCTACACCCACGAGGACGTCGCCGAGGTGGCCGTGTTCGGTGTCAACCACCCGACCTGGGTCGAAGCCGTCACCGCCGTGGTCGTGCCGAAGCCCGGTGCCTCGCTGACCGCCGAGGTGGTGATCGAGCACGCGCGTAGGGTGCTGGCCGGCTACAAGACGCCGAAGTACGTCGTCATCGCCGACGCGCTGCCGAAGAACCCGAGCGGCAAGATCCTCAAGCGGCAGCTCCGCGACGACCACGCAGGCATCGCTCAAGAATGA
- a CDS encoding SDR family oxidoreductase, with product MSRIAVIGGHGKVALHLTRILSDRGDRVSSIFRNPDHAGEVAATGAEAVVADVEHLSTDEIGELLADHDAVVFTAGAGGGSPERTYAVDRDAAIRAIDAAGKSGVRRFVIVSYFGAGKDHGIPESEPFFHYAEAKAAADEHLRASSLDWTVLGPSALTLEPATGQIALGPEKGTGQVSRENVALVVAETLTNPATIGRTIEFNDGDVPIAAALAG from the coding sequence ATGTCTCGAATAGCTGTCATCGGTGGCCACGGCAAGGTCGCCCTGCACCTGACCAGGATCCTCTCCGACCGCGGTGACCGGGTGAGTTCGATCTTCCGCAACCCCGACCACGCCGGCGAGGTGGCCGCGACCGGAGCCGAAGCAGTGGTCGCCGACGTCGAGCACCTGAGCACCGACGAGATCGGTGAGCTTCTGGCCGACCACGACGCGGTGGTCTTCACCGCCGGTGCCGGAGGGGGCAGCCCGGAGCGCACCTATGCCGTGGACCGCGACGCCGCCATCCGTGCCATCGATGCCGCAGGCAAGTCGGGCGTACGTCGGTTCGTGATCGTGTCCTACTTCGGCGCCGGCAAGGACCACGGGATCCCTGAGAGCGAGCCGTTCTTCCACTACGCCGAGGCGAAGGCCGCCGCCGACGAGCACCTGCGGGCCAGCAGCCTCGACTGGACCGTGCTCGGGCCCAGTGCCCTGACCTTGGAGCCGGCGACCGGACAGATCGCGCTCGGGCCCGAGAAGGGCACGGGCCAGGTCTCCCGCGAGAACGTCGCGCTGGTCGTCGCCGAGACCCTGACCAACCCCGCCACGATCGGGCGCACCATCGAGTTCAACGACGGTGACGTGCCGATCGCGGCGGCGCTGGCGGGCTGA
- the fdhD gene encoding formate dehydrogenase accessory sulfurtransferase FdhD: protein MGRRSDRRKVVRVHGAEATTRPDTLAVEEPLEVRVDGTQLAITMRTPGDDFELAVGFLVSEGVLTAPSQVRTVRYCEDGRPDPTYNVVDVVLSPGVAGPLHHRHTYVSSSCGICGKESLDAVRGQARWTLDEDTLEVDAALISSLPELLRQGQAVFERTGGLHAAGLFTPDGELVCLREDVGRHNAVDKVIGWALMNDRLPLRGHLLQLSGRASFELVQKAWLAGLPVLSAVSAPSTLAVDLATEAGMTLAGFVRGESMNVYAGSHRVRIGPGA from the coding sequence ATGGGGCGCAGGTCTGATCGTCGCAAGGTCGTGCGGGTGCACGGTGCCGAGGCGACCACCCGCCCGGACACCCTGGCGGTGGAGGAGCCCCTCGAGGTCCGGGTCGACGGAACTCAGCTCGCCATCACCATGCGCACTCCCGGTGACGACTTCGAGCTCGCCGTGGGCTTCCTCGTCTCCGAGGGCGTGCTGACCGCGCCATCGCAGGTGCGCACCGTCCGCTACTGCGAGGACGGCCGGCCGGACCCGACGTACAACGTCGTCGACGTGGTGCTCTCCCCCGGTGTCGCCGGACCACTCCACCACCGGCACACCTACGTCTCGAGTTCGTGCGGGATCTGCGGCAAGGAGAGCCTCGACGCCGTGCGTGGCCAGGCCCGCTGGACGCTGGACGAGGACACGCTGGAGGTCGACGCCGCGTTGATCAGCAGCCTTCCCGAGTTGTTGCGCCAGGGACAGGCCGTCTTCGAGCGCACCGGTGGGCTGCACGCCGCCGGCCTCTTCACGCCCGACGGCGAGCTGGTCTGCCTGCGTGAGGACGTCGGGCGGCACAACGCCGTCGACAAGGTCATCGGCTGGGCGCTGATGAACGACCGGCTGCCGCTGCGCGGCCACCTCCTCCAGCTGAGTGGTCGCGCCTCGTTCGAGCTGGTGCAGAAGGCGTGGCTGGCGGGGCTGCCCGTGCTCAGCGCGGTCTCTGCCCCGTCAACCCTGGCAGTCGACCTGGCCACCGAGGCCGGCATGACGTTGGCCGGCTTCGTGCGCGGCGAGTCGATGAACGTGTACGCCGGATCCCACCGGGTCCGGATCGGACCGGGCGCCTGA
- the mca gene encoding mycothiol conjugate amidase Mca — protein MQNQPPERLRLMHVHAHPDDESSKGAATTAKYVAEGVDVHVVTCTGGERGSVLNPRMDRPDVLENIAEIRRVEMERARDILGVTQDWLGFIDSGWPEGDPKPPLPEGCFALVPVEEAAAPLVKLIREFKPHVVTTYDENGGYPHPDHIQCHNISMHAFRAASDPEQYPEAGPAWQPLKLYYQHGFNRPRTVAIHEALVAAGLESPWAERLEQWKPNPEHDARITTKVPCGEFFATRDQALLAHATQIDPDGHWFAVPLALQQEIWPTEEFELVESLVETTQPEDDLFAGIRGADAPRGTE, from the coding sequence ATGCAGAACCAGCCGCCGGAGCGCCTCCGGCTCATGCACGTCCATGCCCACCCGGATGACGAGTCCAGCAAGGGCGCCGCGACCACTGCGAAGTACGTCGCCGAGGGCGTCGACGTCCACGTCGTCACGTGCACCGGTGGCGAGCGCGGCTCGGTCCTCAACCCCCGCATGGATCGCCCCGACGTGCTGGAGAACATCGCCGAGATCCGCCGCGTCGAGATGGAGCGGGCCCGCGACATCCTCGGCGTCACCCAGGACTGGCTCGGCTTCATCGACTCCGGTTGGCCCGAGGGCGACCCGAAGCCGCCGCTTCCCGAGGGGTGCTTCGCGCTGGTCCCCGTCGAGGAGGCCGCTGCCCCCTTGGTGAAGCTGATCCGCGAGTTCAAGCCGCACGTCGTCACGACGTACGACGAGAACGGTGGCTATCCGCACCCCGACCACATCCAGTGCCACAACATCTCGATGCACGCGTTCCGGGCCGCCTCCGATCCGGAGCAATATCCCGAGGCCGGTCCGGCCTGGCAGCCGCTGAAGCTCTACTACCAGCACGGGTTCAACCGTCCCCGGACCGTGGCCATCCACGAGGCCCTGGTCGCTGCCGGGCTGGAGTCGCCGTGGGCCGAGCGCCTCGAGCAGTGGAAGCCGAACCCCGAGCACGACGCCCGGATCACCACCAAGGTGCCGTGCGGCGAGTTCTTCGCGACCCGGGACCAAGCCCTGCTCGCCCACGCCACCCAGATCGATCCGGACGGGCACTGGTTCGCGGTGCCGCTGGCTCTGCAGCAGGAGATCTGGCCGACCGAGGAGTTCGAGCTGGTGGAGAGCCTGGTCGAGACCACCCAGCCCGAGGACGACCTGTTCGCCGGCATCCGGGGCGCAGATGCCCCGCGCGGGACCGAGTGA
- a CDS encoding DUF4307 domain-containing protein has translation MSLDLSDRYGTRRSGQRVVLIAASAVLTVVFLVWLGWVAWFHASPEVQSEMMGFTIQGEHTATAVVSVELSDVDDANCKLRALAQDHVVVGEHNFSPVDGRNEVEIRTDRKADSIDLVGCTSPDQPRPR, from the coding sequence GTGAGTCTCGACCTGTCCGACCGTTATGGCACGCGCCGATCCGGCCAACGCGTCGTCCTGATCGCGGCCTCGGCCGTGCTCACCGTCGTCTTCCTGGTCTGGCTCGGTTGGGTCGCCTGGTTCCACGCCAGCCCTGAGGTGCAGTCGGAGATGATGGGCTTCACGATCCAGGGCGAGCACACCGCGACAGCCGTGGTCAGCGTGGAACTGAGCGATGTCGACGACGCGAACTGCAAGTTGCGCGCGCTGGCCCAGGACCATGTCGTCGTGGGTGAGCACAACTTCAGTCCTGTCGACGGCCGCAATGAGGTCGAGATCCGGACCGACCGCAAGGCAGATTCGATCGACTTGGTCGGCTGTACGTCGCCCGACCAGCCCCGCCCCCGCTGA
- the greA gene encoding transcription elongation factor GreA translates to MTEQGTIWLTQDAYNKLQGELEDLKGPLRQEIIEKIAAARDEGDLKENSGYHAAKDQQGQQEARIRQLEDILRRAEVGETPPDDGVVEPGMVVDVKLLDFDETEKFLLGARENLREGDSLTVYSPESAMGAAINGRKKGETVAYNAPNGKELKVEILDAEPYRS, encoded by the coding sequence ATGACCGAGCAGGGAACGATCTGGCTTACCCAGGACGCTTACAACAAGCTCCAGGGCGAACTCGAGGACCTCAAGGGACCGCTGCGCCAGGAGATCATCGAGAAGATCGCCGCTGCGCGCGACGAGGGCGACCTGAAGGAGAACAGCGGCTACCACGCCGCCAAGGACCAGCAGGGCCAGCAGGAGGCGCGGATCCGCCAGCTCGAGGACATCCTTCGTCGTGCCGAGGTCGGCGAGACCCCGCCCGACGACGGTGTCGTCGAGCCCGGCATGGTCGTCGACGTCAAGCTGCTGGACTTCGACGAGACCGAGAAGTTCCTCCTCGGCGCCCGGGAGAACCTGCGCGAGGGCGACAGCCTGACCGTCTACTCCCCCGAGTCCGCCATGGGTGCGGCCATCAACGGTCGTAAGAAGGGCGAGACCGTCGCCTACAACGCGCCCAACGGCAAGGAGCTCAAGGTCGAGATCCTCGACGCCGAGCCCTACCGCAGCTGA
- the ilvA gene encoding threonine ammonia-lyase: protein MSEVPIVRLADIEAAREVLAGVAVRTPMEESRWLSQLAGGSVSLKCENLQRTGSFKIRGAYLRISRLSEEERARGVVAASAGNHAQGVALAASLLGIRSTVFMPEGAPIPKEKATRAYGADVVFHGKYIDQALVAARKFADETGAVLIHPFDHEDIVAGQGTTGLEVLEQVPDVRTVLVPTGGGGLIAGMAVAIKALRPDVRVIGVQAEGAAALPASLLAGEPVPLEQMSTMADGIAVGCPGEVPFAAIRGAVDEVLTVSEESLSRALLSLLERAKMVVEPAGAAAVAAMLDDPKRFETPAVAVLSGGNIDPLLLGKVIRHGMASAGRYLNLQVLIPDAPGGLATLLTELAELQANVLEVVHERISPTLLLDEVEVQVQLETRGPDHASTLLTRLRERGYTVHE, encoded by the coding sequence ATGAGTGAGGTCCCCATCGTCCGGCTGGCCGACATCGAAGCTGCCCGAGAGGTGCTTGCCGGGGTCGCCGTGCGGACCCCGATGGAGGAGTCACGCTGGCTGTCCCAGCTGGCCGGTGGCTCGGTCTCGCTCAAGTGCGAGAACCTCCAGCGCACCGGTTCGTTCAAGATCCGCGGGGCCTACCTGCGGATCTCGCGGCTCAGCGAGGAGGAGCGGGCGCGCGGTGTGGTGGCTGCCTCGGCCGGCAACCATGCCCAGGGCGTGGCCCTCGCGGCAAGCCTGCTCGGCATTCGTTCGACGGTCTTCATGCCCGAGGGGGCACCCATCCCCAAGGAGAAGGCGACTCGCGCCTACGGCGCTGACGTGGTCTTTCACGGGAAGTACATCGATCAGGCGCTCGTCGCAGCACGGAAGTTCGCCGACGAGACCGGCGCCGTGCTGATCCACCCGTTCGACCACGAGGACATCGTCGCCGGGCAGGGTACGACCGGCCTCGAGGTCCTCGAGCAGGTCCCGGACGTACGCACCGTGCTGGTCCCCACCGGGGGTGGCGGACTGATCGCGGGGATGGCGGTGGCGATCAAGGCGCTGCGCCCCGACGTACGCGTGATCGGGGTCCAGGCCGAGGGCGCCGCGGCGCTGCCGGCATCGCTGCTGGCCGGCGAGCCCGTACCCCTGGAGCAGATGTCCACGATGGCCGACGGCATCGCGGTCGGCTGCCCGGGCGAGGTCCCGTTCGCGGCGATCCGTGGTGCAGTCGACGAGGTGCTCACCGTCTCGGAGGAGTCGCTCTCCCGCGCGCTGCTGTCCTTGCTGGAGCGGGCGAAGATGGTCGTCGAGCCGGCTGGCGCGGCCGCAGTGGCAGCGATGCTCGACGACCCGAAGCGCTTCGAGACCCCCGCCGTGGCGGTGCTCTCCGGGGGCAACATCGACCCGTTGCTGCTGGGCAAGGTGATCCGGCACGGAATGGCCTCGGCCGGGCGCTACCTGAACCTGCAGGTGCTGATCCCGGACGCACCCGGTGGCCTGGCCACCCTGCTGACCGAGCTCGCCGAGCTGCAGGCGAACGTGCTCGAGGTGGTGCACGAGCGGATCTCCCCGACGCTGCTGCTCGACGAGGTGGAGGTCCAGGTCCAGCTCGAGACCCGTGGCCCCGACCACGCGAGCACCCTGCTCACCCGGCTACGTGAACGCGGCTACACCGTCCACGAGTAA